From the genome of Scytonema hofmannii PCC 7110, one region includes:
- a CDS encoding helix-turn-helix domain-containing protein, whose product MPPQELIDEFIRQYPGCKRKQVQSVITRTAKSKGVSSKASIGMWTPTDLAKTLGISYERVRSWIRHHDLKVLRREGATWRGNRTFVCRKDFEDFAAENASLLLGIKTSRVRKVIRNKKVVERVLPIASRPRPRDAVIVRLDTGVVYESAKDASRLLNSEVTDKGILYNCSSDKPMINGMNWYRLQYPCFEVPLELKAEFLYYTGQIFYEIYLELCNIDGFTKSCLIVAARNAVRISIGVFKKQCLQASRSQPLTPKQELARTYQSIMLQRIKKLYGRRETDCHRSLLNAIAQRVYNIFYSILKHDSKTRYYAEEFALQLLDEQSQRFFKNEFVPKGYQPSGSLEKADYYQHLFSSTCCARIYNDAGGSIMLYVVKAFHFIKKHLQPGSEYNDALDYHQNNEVPESEELAQVLFELEELNISQELKLLVTQYVSIFLEVQDFEETRTKLGLKSEDEQMIFSVLKKAAMPF is encoded by the coding sequence TTGCCACCACAAGAATTAATTGATGAATTCATCAGACAATATCCGGGTTGTAAACGCAAGCAAGTGCAGTCTGTAATCACGAGAACCGCCAAAAGTAAAGGTGTTTCTTCAAAAGCGTCAATTGGAATGTGGACTCCAACGGATTTAGCTAAAACTTTGGGGATATCTTACGAGCGTGTCCGATCTTGGATTCGCCATCACGATTTAAAAGTTTTGAGACGAGAAGGGGCGACTTGGCGCGGCAATAGAACATTTGTGTGCCGCAAAGATTTTGAAGATTTTGCGGCGGAAAATGCAAGTCTTCTCCTTGGCATCAAAACCAGTCGTGTTCGTAAAGTTATCAGAAACAAGAAAGTTGTAGAAAGAGTTTTGCCGATCGCAAGTCGCCCCAGACCGAGAGATGCCGTCATTGTGCGACTAGATACGGGCGTTGTCTACGAGTCAGCCAAAGATGCTTCGAGGTTGCTAAACTCTGAAGTGACTGATAAAGGAATTCTTTACAACTGCTCTAGCGACAAACCGATGATTAACGGCATGAATTGGTATCGACTGCAATATCCGTGCTTTGAGGTGCCGTTGGAGTTGAAGGCGGAATTCTTGTACTATACGGGACAAATCTTTTATGAAATTTATTTGGAACTTTGCAATATTGATGGCTTCACTAAATCATGCTTGATTGTTGCTGCTAGGAATGCGGTGCGGATATCCATTGGGGTGTTCAAAAAACAATGTTTGCAAGCGTCTCGCAGTCAGCCCCTTACGCCCAAACAAGAATTAGCAAGAACTTATCAGTCAATCATGCTGCAAAGAATTAAAAAGCTTTACGGGCGGAGAGAGACAGACTGTCACAGGAGTTTACTTAACGCGATCGCACAACGAGTTTATAATATTTTTTATTCAATTTTAAAGCATGATTCAAAGACACGATACTACGCTGAAGAGTTCGCTTTACAACTATTAGACGAGCAATCGCAAAGATTTTTTAAGAATGAGTTTGTTCCTAAAGGATACCAGCCCTCTGGTTCGCTTGAAAAAGCGGATTACTATCAACACCTTTTCAGTTCAACTTGTTGTGCTCGGATTTACAATGACGCGGGTGGGAGTATTATGCTTTACGTTGTCAAAGCTTTTCATTTTATTAAAAAGCATTTGCAACCTGGTAGCGAGTACAATGATGCGTTAGATTATCATCAAAATAACGAAGTACCCGAATCTGAAGAATTAGCTCAAGTGTTGTTTGAGTTAGAAGAGTTGAATATTAGTCAAGAACTAAAGCTTCTTGTGACTCAATACGTTTCTATTTTTCTTGAGGTACAAGATTTTGAAGAAACTAGGACTAAATTAGGTTTGAAAAGTGAGGACGAGCAGATGATATTCAGTGTACTGAAGAAAGCTGCTATGCCTTTTTAG
- a CDS encoding anti-CBASS protein Acb1 family protein: MQQNFDVSPLENAVIGLGDRRRDPHEATKVRNLSGVYGQETLDAYYTSSWACRRVVEIMPRLMTRKWGTFTLGGDKNDPSLIEYVHNRHKQLQVRKKFKKAQYWANLYGQCNILMLVDDETEDYSQPVEESRIAKIKKLIVLDRYKLYPEGTTAYERLDPEYYTLATSISSNKIILPNSLNFKNKVHKTRVLPFIGNDLPDTQKSRNAGCEASVLEPFIDVWERFFTSYAAISRGLIDFNIFVHYMDGLFEKLWQGGKEAEEKLKNRLQINQTSKSLYKGYAADLSKEKLEILSRNFSGVGDVADRLKSELVAASGLPGSVLFGEFAAGLDASGKITGEQRYLNDLVEEGQQDKFSDNIDALNSYLLQEDEVKSAPTSYGFLWHPLYTESPKEKADIFKVYAEADKINIEDGVYSQEEARTRHEGDSFRTEITLQARADRFDALRLADLEKTGGRVRYKGKLYAPNKPYKVGDRYYVLATKNGYVQLVTFSPSDVNTNLSAENPHSPTYWANLYFSFAPNTDSEDDAPNYRKASGDSKCVNCQYSYSGNSDGTGWLNCDKFDFEVKRDYVCDDWTLRRKNLKSDDATRAQKILEWQGFKIGVQYFPFQERHGKVLKSGYGFFQKTKGADGMAVDVYIGVKLESSKIFAVEQLVNGEFDEEKMVIGVDNIKEAKEIYLSAMPLEFFGGIKEIGIDELKAMRTDVADFLTISGDVLSEEEFDVIATIDDEDIAAAITNWKQVAPNVYSNLLDAEVL, from the coding sequence TGTCATCGGGCTTGGCGATCGCCGCCGTGACCCGCACGAAGCAACGAAAGTCCGAAACCTAAGTGGCGTCTACGGTCAGGAAACTTTAGATGCTTACTATACCTCGTCCTGGGCTTGTCGTAGAGTTGTAGAAATCATGCCCCGACTGATGACGAGGAAATGGGGAACCTTTACTCTTGGTGGGGATAAAAATGACCCTAGTTTGATAGAATATGTTCACAACCGTCACAAGCAATTGCAAGTTCGCAAGAAATTCAAAAAAGCTCAATATTGGGCGAATTTATATGGACAATGCAATATATTGATGTTGGTTGATGATGAGACTGAGGACTACAGTCAGCCAGTAGAAGAGAGTAGAATCGCGAAAATCAAAAAGCTAATTGTGCTCGATAGATACAAATTGTACCCTGAAGGAACAACAGCTTACGAACGGTTAGATCCAGAATACTATACCTTAGCTACAAGTATCAGTAGTAACAAAATCATTCTTCCTAATAGCCTTAATTTCAAAAATAAAGTTCACAAAACTAGAGTTCTACCTTTTATAGGAAACGATTTACCAGATACACAAAAGTCTCGTAATGCGGGGTGTGAAGCGTCAGTTTTAGAACCGTTTATTGACGTTTGGGAAAGGTTTTTTACCAGCTATGCCGCAATATCTAGAGGATTGATAGACTTTAACATTTTCGTCCACTACATGGACGGATTATTTGAAAAACTGTGGCAGGGTGGTAAAGAAGCTGAAGAAAAGCTTAAAAACCGATTGCAAATCAATCAAACTAGTAAGAGTCTTTACAAGGGTTACGCAGCAGATCTTTCCAAAGAGAAACTAGAAATTTTATCGCGTAACTTTAGTGGAGTGGGTGACGTTGCCGATCGCCTAAAGTCGGAGTTGGTCGCTGCCAGTGGTTTACCTGGTTCGGTGCTGTTTGGTGAGTTCGCTGCTGGGCTGGATGCCAGTGGTAAGATAACCGGCGAACAGCGCTATCTCAATGATTTGGTAGAGGAAGGTCAACAGGATAAGTTCAGCGATAACATTGACGCGCTCAATTCTTATTTGCTACAGGAAGATGAAGTGAAATCCGCTCCCACTTCCTATGGCTTTCTTTGGCATCCACTGTACACCGAATCGCCCAAAGAAAAAGCGGATATATTCAAGGTTTACGCTGAAGCTGACAAGATCAACATTGAAGATGGGGTGTACTCCCAAGAGGAAGCTAGGACTAGGCATGAGGGTGACAGCTTCCGAACTGAGATTACTTTACAAGCAAGAGCCGACAGATTTGATGCACTGAGGTTGGCTGACCTTGAAAAAACGGGCGGGCGGGTTCGGTACAAGGGTAAACTATATGCCCCCAACAAGCCTTACAAGGTAGGCGATCGCTATTACGTCCTTGCCACCAAAAATGGTTATGTACAGTTGGTGACGTTTTCACCAAGCGATGTGAACACGAATCTATCTGCGGAAAATCCGCACTCTCCAACTTACTGGGCGAACCTTTACTTTAGTTTTGCACCCAATACAGATAGCGAGGACGATGCACCGAACTACCGCAAAGCTAGTGGCGATAGTAAATGTGTTAACTGTCAGTACAGTTATTCTGGCAATAGCGACGGTACGGGGTGGCTAAACTGTGACAAGTTTGATTTTGAGGTTAAGCGCGACTACGTTTGTGACGACTGGACTTTAAGACGAAAAAACTTGAAATCTGATGATGCTACCAGAGCACAAAAGATTTTAGAGTGGCAAGGTTTTAAAATAGGGGTTCAATATTTCCCCTTCCAAGAGAGGCACGGCAAAGTCCTAAAATCTGGGTACGGATTTTTTCAAAAAACAAAAGGTGCTGACGGGATGGCTGTGGACGTATACATTGGGGTTAAGTTAGAGTCATCCAAAATTTTTGCCGTTGAACAATTAGTCAATGGTGAATTTGATGAAGAAAAAATGGTCATTGGTGTTGATAATATTAAAGAAGCGAAGGAAATTTATTTATCCGCTATGCCATTGGAATTTTTTGGTGGAATCAAGGAGATTGGTATTGACGAACTCAAGGCGATGCGAACTGACGTTGCGGATTTTCTGACCATCAGTGGCGATGTATTATCTGAAGAAGAGTTTGACGTGATCGCTACTATCGATGACGAGGACATCGCTGCCGCTATAACTAACTGGAAGCAAGTCGCCCCCAACGTTTACAGTAATTTGCTAGATGCAGAGGTTTTATGA